A section of the Schistosoma haematobium chromosome ZW, whole genome shotgun sequence genome encodes:
- the GAR1 gene encoding H/ACA snoRNP pseudouridylase subunit (EggNog:ENOG410VIJ6~COG:A~BUSCO:EOG091G0Z6Z) — translation MGFQNFRGRGGGSRGSQGGFRRGSRGGGFSDKFQSGPPEEVVEVGVFAHPCQEDIVCKITSEKIPYSNASVYLANKEEIGKVDEVFGPIKDAYFSIKLSDTLKSKSFQEGVKFFMDPAKFLTLDRVMNPNSSRGKRGGRGRGDQRGGRGGHDFSRGRGRGDSRGGRGDFRGGRGGSRGRWSDGGGHSNRGGFRGGREMNGQRGGERHSFGGKRGANFSASNTPQSKKFKSED, via the exons ATGGGCTTTCAAAATTTCAGAGGGAGAGGAGGTGGTTCACGTGGTTCCCAGGGTGGTTTTCGAAGAGGCTCCAGGGGAGGAGGATTTTCTGATAAGTTTCAAAGTGGTCCACCTGAAGAGGTTGTCGAAGTTGGAGTATTCGCTCATCCATGTCAAGAAGATATTGTCTGTAAAATCACATCGGAAAAAATACCTTACTCAAATGCTTCTGTTTATTTGGCGAACAAAGAAGAAATAGGCAAAGTCGATGAAGTTTTTGGCCCAATTAAAGATGCA TACTTTTCAATCAAACTTTCAGATACACTTAAAAGTAAATCTTTTCAAGAAGGTGTTAAG TTTTTTATGGATCCTGCCAAGTTTCTCACACTTGATCGCGTGATGAACCCAAATTCTAGTAGAG GGAAAAGAGGTGGTCGTGGTCGTGGTGATCAAAGAGGTGGTCGGGGCGGACATGATTTTTCACGTGGTCGAGGAAGGGGGGATTCTCGGGGTGGTCGTGGCGATTTCCGAGGAGGACGTGGTGGTTCTCGTGGACGGTGGAGTGATGGAGGTGGTCACAGTAATCGAGGCGGATTTCGTGGTGGGAGGGAAATGAATGGTCAGCGTGGTGGTGAACGTCATTCATTCGGCGGAAAGCGGGGCGCAAATTTTTCTGCATCTAATACACCACAAAGTAAAAAATTCAAATCAGAAGACTAA
- the TNFAIP8L2 gene encoding Tumor necrosis factor alpha-induced protein 8-like 2 (EggNog:ENOG410VBEW~COG:T) encodes MTNKPIAPQNSQTPEDSTERFDPQSISLRAQKKLVGSLPKGIIKLFLDDSSARLFENIFSLIKQYTGNNKLAAYLTKQAIKLNVKALILISNDILSDEQLNYAYEFHEKCHQIAEIALRLGRPKRRLMPGVEPSIDKLIQTMKEANQTLIEAVKHHISQQSQDKFKEFSDFFCHREFVVEVFTNKVKYSTHMEKIYDDLEDMMDRGLF; translated from the coding sequence ATGACTAACAAACCAATTGCTCCTCAAAATTCTCAGACACCAGAAGATTCAACAGAACGGTTCGATCCACAGTCGATCAGTTTACGAGCTCAAAAAAAGTTGGTTGGAAGTTTACCAAAAGGGATTATCAAATTATTTCTTGATGATTCATCGGCtcgtttatttgaaaatatatttagtttGATCAAACAATATACGGGTAATAATAAACTAGCTGCTTATCTAACAAAGCAGGCAATTAAATTAAATGTCAAAGCCTTAATTTTAATATCAAATGACATACTATCAGACGAACAGTTAAACTATGCttatgaatttcatgagaaatGTCATCAAATAGCTGAGATCGCATTGCGCTTAGGTCGACCCAAGCGTCGTCTAATGCCGGGTGTTGAACCGTCAATTGATAAATTGATACAAACAATGAAAGAGGCTAACCAAACGTTAATAGAAGCCGTTAAGCACCATATTAGTCAACAATCACAAGACAAGTTTAAAGAATTTTCGGACTTTTTCTGTCATCGTGAATTTGTTGTTGAAGTGTTTACTAATAAAGTGAAATATTCAACGCATATGGAAAAAATCTATGATGACCTCGAAGATATGATGGACCGTGGcttattttga